A single Abyssisolibacter fermentans DNA region contains:
- a CDS encoding lamin tail domain-containing protein: protein MKFFKSIKKTCFILSLMLILSSFTGCFGNLVNSEEDDKTLFVSEYLEGTYYNKAIELYNPTNQTIDLSEYEIIKYINTNENNSVTLELRGQLDANETFVITNYNADNALKEKGDINNNNTVTTFNGDDMLELTKNGVAIDRVWFTSKIDGANIKAIRKSTVTKGNTSKSTPSDDEWVFSNDISDFSTIGVFSANENPPITDVRIHDIQGASHFSPMKNQMVTDIEGIVTATLYKYKKNSSGEYYRVFDGFVIQEKDEFVDDDYKTSEALLILPLKTPSSKYEYAKPSFLDVGDLVKVSGEVIESGYPGELKQTAIKVQYPDNDITEISSNNPLPSPVIIGTDQGERMPSTSVVYDEDESVAFNDDAFDPENDAMDFYESLENMIIQINNPHIVGVKEKYGEIYVLADNGEVSSNKLNSYGGIKITENNKNPELLIIGENAYNITEPKGDNTSTGFIDKTFIPKTGDKFDAPIKAIVNYSFGNYKMYNIHKLPNLIDGGLTKPVTSIIPDSNKLTIATFNIENFHKGVGVEKIERIASAILYNLKSPDIIALVEVQDNNGAVNDGTTDASESYNVLINKIKEISASDGIQITYEYTDIAPENSKDGGQPGGNIRVGYLYKNNRVTLVGNGANKGLFNDKGIYQNGHLNKNPVRIDPQNPSFENTRKSLAAEFYFNGHQVIVINNHFSSKGGSVGLFTVYSDEERKIKDNTPKRVNQAQVIHDFAESIISSNSEATVVVIGDMNDYEYSDPINTLKGNNLLYNLYDKLPENERFSYIYTGNSQVLDNVLINSSMENNTVIDPVNINSMLVDEAGRCSDHDPVLIQISY from the coding sequence TCGAGCTTTACAATCCTACAAATCAAACTATAGATTTATCTGAATATGAAATAATCAAATATATTAATACAAATGAAAACAACTCTGTGACTTTAGAGTTAAGGGGACAATTAGATGCTAATGAAACTTTTGTTATTACTAATTATAATGCTGATAACGCTTTAAAGGAAAAAGGAGATATTAATAACAACAACACTGTTACTACTTTTAATGGTGATGATATGCTTGAACTTACTAAAAATGGAGTTGCTATAGATAGAGTCTGGTTTACAAGTAAAATCGATGGAGCTAATATAAAAGCTATTAGGAAATCAACTGTTACTAAAGGTAATACTTCTAAATCAACACCTTCTGATGATGAATGGGTATTTTCTAATGATATCTCTGATTTTTCAACTATTGGTGTATTCTCTGCTAATGAAAATCCACCTATAACAGATGTTCGAATTCATGATATTCAGGGTGCAAGTCATTTTTCTCCTATGAAAAATCAAATGGTAACTGATATTGAGGGTATTGTTACTGCTACTTTGTACAAATATAAAAAGAATTCAAGCGGTGAATATTATAGAGTATTTGATGGTTTTGTTATTCAGGAAAAAGATGAATTTGTTGATGATGACTATAAGACTTCCGAAGCTTTATTGATTTTACCTTTAAAAACTCCAAGTTCAAAATATGAATATGCTAAACCTAGCTTTTTAGACGTTGGTGATCTAGTAAAAGTTTCAGGTGAAGTTATTGAATCCGGCTATCCAGGCGAATTAAAACAAACAGCTATTAAAGTGCAGTACCCTGACAATGATATAACTGAAATTTCATCTAATAACCCTCTTCCTTCACCTGTAATTATAGGAACAGATCAAGGTGAAAGGATGCCTTCTACTTCTGTTGTTTATGACGAAGATGAATCAGTTGCTTTTAATGATGATGCTTTTGACCCTGAAAATGACGCTATGGATTTTTATGAATCACTTGAAAATATGATTATTCAAATCAACAATCCCCATATAGTTGGTGTTAAAGAAAAATATGGTGAGATATATGTTTTAGCTGATAATGGTGAAGTTTCAAGCAATAAGCTTAATTCTTATGGCGGTATTAAAATAACTGAAAATAATAAAAATCCTGAATTATTGATTATAGGTGAAAATGCTTATAATATAACTGAACCTAAAGGTGATAATACAAGTACGGGTTTTATTGATAAAACCTTTATACCTAAGACAGGCGACAAATTTGATGCTCCTATAAAGGCAATTGTAAATTATTCTTTTGGAAATTATAAAATGTACAATATTCACAAGCTTCCGAATTTAATTGACGGTGGTTTGACAAAGCCTGTTACAAGTATAATACCTGATTCTAATAAGTTAACTATAGCTACTTTTAATATAGAAAACTTCCACAAAGGTGTTGGAGTAGAAAAGATAGAAAGAATTGCTAGTGCCATATTATATAATTTAAAGTCACCTGATATTATTGCATTAGTTGAAGTACAAGACAATAATGGTGCTGTTAATGATGGTACTACTGATGCAAGCGAGTCTTATAATGTATTAATTAATAAAATCAAAGAAATATCAGCCAGTGATGGTATACAGATAACTTACGAGTATACTGACATTGCACCTGAAAATAGTAAAGATGGCGGACAGCCAGGAGGCAACATACGTGTGGGTTATCTTTATAAGAATAATAGAGTTACCTTAGTTGGTAATGGTGCAAATAAAGGCTTGTTTAATGATAAGGGTATATATCAAAACGGACATTTAAATAAAAATCCTGTTAGAATAGATCCTCAAAATCCATCATTTGAAAACACCAGAAAATCTCTTGCTGCTGAATTTTATTTTAACGGACATCAAGTAATAGTTATTAACAACCATTTCTCATCCAAAGGCGGAAGCGTTGGTTTATTTACTGTTTACAGTGATGAGGAAAGAAAAATAAAAGACAATACTCCTAAACGTGTTAATCAGGCACAAGTCATTCATGATTTTGCTGAGTCGATTATTTCTTCAAATAGTGAGGCTACCGTAGTAGTTATAGGAGATATGAATGACTATGAATACAGTGATCCTATAAATACTCTTAAAGGAAATAATCTACTATATAACCTATATGATAAACTCCCTGAAAATGAGAGATTTTCATATATTTACACAGGTAATTCACAAGTTCTAGATAACGTACTTATTAACAGCTCTATGGAGAATAATACAGTTATTGATCCTGTTAATATAAACTCTATGCTTGTTGATGAAGCAGGTAGATGCTCAGATCATGATCCTGTTTTGATACAAATTAGTTACTAA
- a CDS encoding CPBP family intramembrane glutamic endopeptidase, producing MRNEIRKFIGLTFLTSWTLWGLVVILTQLKIMKFETPLLMTIFVLGGNAPAICEIWLKKRSSSKEGYKAFLKNIINPKHHIFWYVFIIVVVLINSVIQTIVPKQPFYVAIVTLPIMIIGGGLEEIGWRGFLQPCLEKRYSPFISTLYVGIIWALWHIPLFYIVGTNQSSDMNLLCFFINALGLSFLLSVVYSGTKSIFMCIFCHSFINSCLEVFAMSGKVINNLVVLLINVIIFITYQYIKSKYRENVKVG from the coding sequence ATGAGAAATGAAATAAGAAAATTTATTGGATTAACATTTTTGACTTCTTGGACATTATGGGGTTTAGTAGTTATCTTGACTCAACTTAAGATAATGAAATTTGAAACACCATTATTAATGACAATTTTTGTTTTAGGGGGTAATGCTCCTGCCATTTGTGAAATATGGCTAAAAAAACGAAGTAGTAGTAAAGAAGGATATAAGGCATTCCTAAAAAACATAATTAATCCTAAACATCATATATTCTGGTATGTGTTTATTATTGTGGTTGTATTAATCAACAGCGTAATACAAACAATTGTACCAAAACAACCTTTTTATGTAGCTATTGTTACTTTACCTATTATGATTATAGGTGGAGGATTAGAAGAGATTGGATGGAGAGGTTTTCTTCAGCCGTGTTTGGAAAAAAGGTATTCACCATTTATAAGCACTCTATATGTAGGAATTATTTGGGCATTATGGCATATCCCGTTGTTTTATATTGTAGGAACTAATCAATCAAGTGATATGAATTTATTATGTTTCTTTATTAATGCTCTAGGACTTTCATTTTTATTATCGGTGGTTTATTCAGGAACAAAAAGCATATTTATGTGTATATTCTGCCATTCATTTATTAACTCATGCCTAGAAGTTTTTGCTATGAGTGGTAAAGTGATTAATAATCTAGTCGTATTGCTTATTAATGTAATTATATTTATTACATATCAATATATTAAAAGTAAATATAGGGAAAATGTTAAAGTTGGATGA
- a CDS encoding TetR/AcrR family transcriptional regulator: MNRNKKDVAIRKQEILETALKLFITKGYEKTTTNDIMKAINISRGGLYHHFASKEEILDSAITSLLISEKSRVKSIIDDEKLSAVDKLKIIIGFDSSSQPMVGDIKTLVEEKENPTLITHLLKKKLEIITPLFVDIIEQGINEGLFICKYPEQFSKISVILSTLLFTDTLIHMSYEEYEKMIKAFQIIIEAMLGVETGAFNFISDYISKDKW; the protein is encoded by the coding sequence ATGAATAGAAATAAAAAAGATGTAGCTATTCGAAAACAAGAGATTTTAGAAACAGCACTAAAACTATTTATAACTAAAGGCTATGAGAAGACTACAACTAATGACATCATGAAAGCTATAAATATTTCAAGAGGAGGTTTATATCATCATTTTGCTTCAAAAGAAGAAATATTGGACAGTGCTATTACTAGTCTTCTCATATCTGAAAAAAGCAGAGTAAAATCGATTATAGATGATGAGAAATTATCAGCAGTAGATAAATTAAAAATTATAATAGGGTTTGATTCATCGTCACAACCTATGGTGGGTGATATAAAAACACTTGTAGAGGAAAAAGAAAATCCAACATTAATCACGCATTTATTGAAAAAAAAGCTAGAGATTATAACTCCACTTTTTGTAGATATTATAGAGCAGGGAATTAATGAAGGATTATTTATTTGTAAGTATCCAGAGCAGTTCTCTAAAATATCTGTAATATTGAGTACTCTATTATTTACCGATACATTGATACATATGTCTTATGAAGAGTATGAAAAAATGATTAAGGCATTCCAAATAATTATTGAAGCAATGCTTGGTGTTGAGACAGGTGCTTTTAACTTTATTAGTGATTATATAAGCAAAGATAAATGGTAA
- a CDS encoding GNAT family N-acetyltransferase, with protein sequence MSVKFESERLYFRLLEANDLDDVMEFWGNEEVMKYCMGAGTRENEAKYIQTYQRIQEEKGFSVYAVVLKEDTSKVIGACGFNPTKQESEGELIYHYTKKYWGKGYATEAARACIEYAPKLGIKRITASIDPRHIVSKKVLEKVGFKYTHTQWCELTKQNEPYFEIVL encoded by the coding sequence ATGTCAGTGAAATTTGAAAGCGAGAGGTTATATTTTAGACTTTTAGAAGCAAATGATTTAGATGATGTTATGGAATTTTGGGGTAATGAAGAAGTAATGAAATACTGTATGGGGGCTGGTACTAGAGAAAATGAAGCAAAGTATATACAAACTTATCAAAGGATACAAGAAGAAAAAGGTTTTTCGGTGTATGCAGTTGTTTTGAAAGAAGACACTAGTAAGGTTATAGGAGCTTGTGGTTTTAACCCTACTAAACAGGAGTCCGAAGGAGAGCTGATTTATCATTATACTAAGAAGTATTGGGGCAAAGGGTATGCAACGGAAGCAGCAAGAGCATGTATTGAGTATGCACCTAAACTAGGAATAAAAAGAATCACAGCTTCAATTGATCCAAGGCATATAGTTTCAAAGAAAGTACTAGAAAAAGTAGGATTTAAATATACACATACTCAATGGTGCGAGTTAACAAAACAAAATGAGCCTTATTTTGAAATAGTTTTATAA
- a CDS encoding 4Fe-4S dicluster domain-containing protein: MYNFESEIEKLKFQVLKKVAILAKDDRLSTDEFIRLAHEIVPGRKPLYRCCVYHERAILKERAKLASGFIPNGDSAEGLVKPDCDGEIMYIIEAACDRCPINKFTITEACRGCIQHKCMEVCPVNAITRLNGRAYINQDLCIECGRCKEVCPFNAISEVMRPCKKVCPVDAIEVDAQDRRAAINNDKCISCGACMDGCPFGAISDKSYIVSVVNKLKAKKKVYAVIAPAIIGQYGNDVTIGQVKTALKKVGFEDVIEAALGADAVTIHETMELIERMEKGDLYMTSSCCPAFVAYIKDKFPTEVDKISSTVSPMIAAGRLIKKEHEDAVVVFIGPCTAKKDEMKEQKQRDIDYVLTFEELTALMAAYDIDVEKCEETEVDDASSLGRNFAQSGGLTEAIQNVINEKGVNIEFKPIKISGAQNIRKCMTLAKIGKLPGNFIEGMMCEGGCIGGMASMRDAKKTKPCLTKFSKASNKQSIMLNEKLKVFEDIELEK, from the coding sequence ATGTATAATTTTGAATCAGAGATAGAGAAATTGAAATTTCAAGTATTAAAAAAAGTTGCTATTTTAGCTAAGGATGATAGACTAAGTACTGATGAATTTATTAGATTAGCTCACGAAATAGTCCCAGGAAGAAAGCCATTATACAGATGTTGTGTTTATCATGAAAGAGCTATATTAAAAGAAAGAGCAAAATTAGCTTCAGGATTCATACCAAATGGTGACAGTGCCGAAGGTCTTGTTAAACCGGACTGCGATGGCGAAATCATGTATATCATTGAGGCAGCTTGTGATAGATGTCCTATTAACAAATTTACAATAACAGAAGCATGTAGAGGTTGTATTCAGCACAAATGTATGGAAGTATGTCCGGTAAATGCAATAACTAGATTAAATGGACGAGCATATATAAATCAAGATTTATGTATAGAATGTGGAAGATGTAAAGAAGTATGCCCATTTAATGCAATTTCAGAAGTAATGAGACCTTGTAAAAAAGTATGTCCTGTAGATGCTATAGAGGTAGATGCTCAAGATAGAAGAGCAGCAATTAACAATGATAAATGTATTAGCTGCGGTGCTTGTATGGATGGATGTCCATTTGGAGCTATATCAGATAAAAGTTATATAGTGTCAGTTGTAAATAAATTAAAAGCAAAGAAAAAAGTTTATGCAGTAATTGCTCCTGCTATTATTGGACAATATGGTAATGATGTAACTATTGGACAAGTTAAAACAGCACTAAAAAAAGTTGGATTCGAAGATGTAATAGAAGCAGCACTAGGAGCAGATGCAGTAACCATACATGAAACAATGGAGCTTATAGAGAGAATGGAAAAGGGAGATTTATATATGACTAGTTCTTGTTGTCCTGCATTTGTAGCATATATAAAAGATAAATTTCCAACAGAAGTCGATAAAATCTCAAGTACAGTATCTCCTATGATTGCAGCAGGAAGGCTTATTAAAAAAGAACATGAAGATGCTGTAGTAGTATTCATTGGACCATGTACAGCTAAGAAAGATGAAATGAAGGAGCAAAAACAAAGAGATATAGATTATGTACTAACCTTTGAAGAGTTAACAGCTTTGATGGCTGCTTATGATATAGATGTAGAAAAATGTGAAGAAACAGAAGTTGATGATGCTTCATCATTAGGGAGAAATTTTGCACAAAGTGGTGGTTTAACAGAAGCTATACAAAACGTTATAAACGAAAAAGGAGTAAATATCGAATTTAAACCAATTAAGATTAGTGGAGCACAAAACATTAGAAAATGTATGACATTAGCTAAGATAGGAAAGCTACCAGGTAATTTTATAGAAGGTATGATGTGTGAAGGTGGTTGTATCGGAGGTATGGCTTCTATGAGAGATGCAAAGAAGACAAAACCTTGTTTAACTAAGTTTAGTAAAGCGTCAAATAAACAGAGTATAATGTTAAATGAGAAGTTAAAAGTGTTTGAAGATATTGAATTAGAAAAGTAA
- the thiD gene encoding bifunctional hydroxymethylpyrimidine kinase/phosphomethylpyrimidine kinase, with amino-acid sequence MKKALTIAGSDSCGGAGIQADIKAFSANGVYAMSVITAVTAQNTQGVLYVQDLEPETIARQIEAIFDDIKVDAVKIGMVSQIESILTIAKSLNKYKDKLPHIVLDPVMVSKSGYNLLSKDAKDTLVNNLFPLATLITPNLPEVEEILGYDIKTIDKMKKACEDLNKMGVSAVLVKGGHLEDKAWDVLYDGSEFHIFKQEIINTPNTHGTGCTLSSAIAANLAKGKSLYEAVKASKEYVTMAIKHSFTIGKGVGPTHHFYELYKNSKM; translated from the coding sequence ATGAAGAAAGCATTAACAATAGCTGGTTCTGATAGCTGTGGTGGAGCTGGAATTCAAGCGGATATAAAAGCATTTAGTGCTAATGGCGTTTACGCAATGAGTGTAATAACAGCAGTTACAGCTCAAAATACTCAAGGAGTACTTTATGTTCAGGATTTAGAGCCTGAAACAATAGCAAGGCAAATAGAAGCAATATTTGATGATATAAAAGTAGATGCAGTAAAAATAGGCATGGTATCTCAAATTGAATCAATATTAACAATAGCAAAGTCACTTAACAAATATAAAGATAAATTGCCTCATATAGTATTAGATCCTGTTATGGTTTCAAAAAGTGGTTACAATCTATTATCAAAAGATGCAAAAGATACATTAGTTAACAATCTTTTTCCATTAGCCACATTGATAACACCAAACTTACCTGAAGTAGAAGAAATATTAGGATATGACATTAAAACAATTGATAAAATGAAAAAAGCATGTGAAGATTTAAACAAAATGGGCGTATCAGCTGTTTTAGTAAAGGGAGGTCACTTAGAAGATAAAGCTTGGGATGTACTTTATGATGGAAGTGAATTTCATATATTTAAACAAGAAATTATTAATACACCGAATACACATGGTACAGGCTGTACATTATCATCAGCAATTGCAGCAAACTTAGCAAAGGGTAAATCGCTATATGAAGCAGTTAAGGCATCAAAAGAGTATGTAACTATGGCTATAAAACATTCATTTACAATAGGCAAAGGAGTAGGACCGACACATCATTTTTATGAGTTGTATAAAAATTCAAAAATGTAA
- the thiW gene encoding energy coupling factor transporter S component ThiW, which yields MNTKKLTFGALLIAIGTILGTIIYIPLGVSKLYPMQHFINIVSAVTLGPFYAVLVAFVISLLRNMLGIGTILAFPGSMIGALLAGILYKKTKNILLGGIGELFGTGILGGIIAYPVAMLFLGKKLSLFYFVVPFLSSSLAGTIIAVGLLSIPMIKAVVYNNIIKPD from the coding sequence ATGAATACAAAAAAATTAACATTTGGAGCATTACTTATAGCAATTGGTACTATTTTAGGAACAATTATCTACATACCTTTAGGAGTATCAAAACTTTATCCTATGCAGCACTTCATTAATATTGTCTCAGCAGTAACATTAGGACCTTTTTATGCAGTGTTAGTAGCTTTTGTAATATCATTACTTAGGAATATGCTGGGCATAGGTACAATTTTAGCTTTTCCAGGAAGCATGATAGGAGCTTTATTAGCAGGAATATTGTACAAAAAAACGAAAAATATTTTATTAGGTGGTATCGGCGAATTATTTGGTACAGGAATATTAGGAGGTATAATTGCTTATCCAGTAGCAATGTTATTTTTAGGTAAGAAGCTTTCGTTATTCTATTTTGTAGTTCCATTTTTATCAAGTTCATTAGCGGGTACAATAATTGCAGTAGGATTATTAAGTATTCCAATGATAAAAGCAGTAGTTTATAATAATATTATAAAACCAGATTAA
- a CDS encoding alpha/beta fold hydrolase — translation MILKHKKKIIIFVILFLILVFFPTFTFKIRDDNFKVVNNSIAELTKVKIGGVDQCIMMRGVNEDNPIILFLHGGPGYPFISYARRFQSQLEQNFVVVNWDQRGSGKSYRANIDENSMNQEQLEQDTIELIDYLCDRFNKEKIYIVGHSWGTVLGIETIQNAPEKIIAYIGIGQVVDDIEGEKLSYDYVLEKATKENNQKALKELKEIGKPPYKNSKKDTFVQREWLKKYGGYELEVKTVHEIIKGVLLSPEYSWFDGVRFIRGNLFSIETLFVNREKADFREKYKEFDVPVYFCAGRYDYNTPSALVEEYYNIIKAPKKNFYWFENSAHEPHLAEEEKFAGIMMKIYEETK, via the coding sequence ATGATATTAAAACACAAGAAGAAAATTATAATTTTTGTTATACTATTTTTAATTTTAGTTTTTTTTCCTACTTTTACATTTAAGATAAGAGATGATAATTTTAAAGTAGTAAATAACAGTATTGCAGAGTTAACTAAAGTCAAAATTGGTGGTGTTGACCAATGTATAATGATGAGGGGAGTAAATGAAGATAATCCAATAATTCTATTTCTTCATGGAGGACCCGGATACCCATTTATAAGCTATGCCAGAAGATTTCAAAGTCAGCTGGAACAGAATTTTGTAGTAGTTAATTGGGATCAAAGGGGTTCGGGAAAATCATATAGGGCAAATATAGATGAGAATTCTATGAATCAAGAACAACTAGAACAAGATACAATAGAATTAATAGATTATTTATGTGACAGATTTAACAAAGAGAAAATTTATATAGTTGGACATTCTTGGGGTACAGTATTAGGAATAGAAACAATCCAAAATGCACCTGAAAAAATTATTGCATATATAGGTATAGGGCAAGTTGTAGATGATATTGAAGGAGAAAAATTATCATATGATTATGTATTAGAAAAAGCTACTAAAGAAAATAATCAAAAAGCTCTAAAAGAATTAAAAGAGATAGGTAAACCGCCATATAAAAATAGTAAAAAGGATACATTTGTTCAGCGAGAGTGGTTAAAAAAATATGGTGGATATGAATTAGAAGTAAAAACTGTTCATGAAATAATAAAAGGAGTATTACTTTCACCTGAATATTCATGGTTTGATGGCGTTAGATTTATTAGAGGAAATCTATTTTCAATAGAAACATTATTTGTTAATCGTGAAAAAGCTGATTTCAGAGAAAAGTATAAAGAATTTGATGTACCTGTTTATTTTTGTGCAGGAAGATATGATTATAACACGCCATCTGCATTAGTTGAAGAATACTATAATATTATAAAAGCACCAAAAAAGAATTTTTACTGGTTTGAAAATTCAGCACATGAACCACATTTAGCTGAAGAAGAAAAATTTGCTGGAATTATGATGAAGATATATGAAGAAACAAAATAG
- a CDS encoding GNAT family N-acetyltransferase → MRSIWKGEKVKLRPIEINDIEGYFNVEEELDTDLQRMGDIIRFPMSKDKMKERIEKMANRTPENDEYQWIIEDSKGNAVGDINTYLCNSRNGTFSYGIALKKEYWGKGYALDAIKIVLRFYFRELRYQKVTIFVYSFNNNSIRFHKKFGFKEEGRIRNMIYTNGEYYDNIYFGLTKKELNMIDKKNEL, encoded by the coding sequence TTGCGAAGTATATGGAAAGGAGAAAAAGTCAAGCTAAGACCTATAGAGATTAACGACATAGAGGGTTATTTTAATGTTGAAGAAGAACTGGATACAGATCTTCAACGCATGGGTGATATTATTCGTTTTCCAATGTCTAAAGATAAAATGAAAGAAAGAATTGAAAAAATGGCGAATAGAACACCTGAAAATGATGAATATCAATGGATTATTGAAGATAGCAAAGGAAATGCTGTTGGAGATATAAATACTTACTTATGTAATAGTCGGAACGGAACATTTTCATATGGAATTGCTTTAAAAAAGGAATACTGGGGAAAAGGTTATGCTTTAGATGCAATAAAAATAGTGTTAAGATTTTATTTTAGAGAGCTACGATATCAAAAAGTTACGATATTTGTATATTCATTTAATAATAATTCTATTAGATTCCACAAGAAATTTGGTTTTAAAGAAGAAGGTAGAATTAGAAATATGATATATACAAACGGAGAATACTACGATAACATTTATTTTGGTTTGACAAAAAAAGAATTAAATATGATAGATAAAAAGAACGAATTGTAA
- a CDS encoding class I SAM-dependent methyltransferase, translated as MKITNWSERVQSIKTLDSSRELRFTGKNINEIVECIHLNDGMNVLEVGCGAGTLTRKLSKKFKNAIITGLDMDRNFVNYCIEQAKLTNLSNVKYDICDALSLPYADNSFDICTSHTVIEHVNNREFLQEQFRVCKPNGYVSIMNVRPELSLENKSNDQSHREIDLLTKINNITEKYNEEMNVGFYFDNPQNIMRTFEEIGFREIQIDVISYVTCVDDYRNSNKLKKQIIESERYSIIEYINRCFNIKPDVLAYDEKVELLDLVNSRFENRLCMVDNGKYKWDFKISPMIIITGRKPAHK; from the coding sequence ATGAAAATTACAAATTGGTCTGAAAGAGTACAAAGTATTAAAACCTTAGATTCTAGCAGAGAATTGCGCTTTACAGGTAAAAACATAAATGAAATTGTAGAGTGTATTCATTTAAATGATGGCATGAATGTATTGGAAGTTGGCTGTGGTGCGGGTACATTGACCAGAAAACTTTCAAAGAAATTTAAGAATGCAATTATTACTGGATTAGATATGGATAGGAACTTTGTTAACTATTGCATAGAGCAAGCTAAATTAACGAACTTAAGTAATGTTAAATATGATATTTGTGATGCTTTATCATTACCATATGCAGATAATAGCTTTGATATTTGTACTTCACATACGGTAATTGAACATGTAAATAACCGAGAATTTTTACAAGAACAATTTAGAGTATGTAAACCTAACGGCTATGTATCAATTATGAATGTTAGACCTGAGTTATCGCTGGAAAATAAGAGTAATGACCAGTCTCATAGAGAAATTGATTTACTTACAAAGATTAATAATATTACAGAAAAATACAATGAAGAAATGAATGTAGGATTTTATTTTGATAATCCTCAGAACATTATGAGAACATTTGAAGAAATCGGGTTTAGAGAAATCCAAATAGATGTAATTTCATACGTAACATGTGTTGATGATTATCGTAATTCAAATAAATTAAAGAAGCAGATAATTGAGTCAGAAAGATACTCTATTATAGAATATATAAATAGATGTTTCAATATAAAGCCTGACGTGTTAGCATACGATGAAAAGGTAGAATTGTTAGATTTAGTTAATAGTAGGTTTGAAAATCGATTATGCATGGTAGACAATGGTAAATACAAATGGGATTTCAAAATATCACCAATGATAATAATAACGGGACGCAAACCTGCACATAAATAA
- a CDS encoding sugar phosphate isomerase/epimerase family protein: MYENMKLGIFHWFGYILPFTQRIKMIKDTGFDSIMLWWEPDLFSGEGLEQFNKVKKMDIDIENIHAPYEDSNLLWSSDEMDREKIIDMSLRWIHDCYKHEIPMIVMHVTEGYDDKIINDYGLYSFEKILLEAEKYKIKIALENTRQDEFLEKILDNFSSPWLGICYDSSHANLFSKNTTYLLDKYRERIMAIHLSDNDGQEDRHWLPQKGEIDWNNMMMKLKEINYKGNLSFEVFPEKGVIYSPQIFLQSAYNKASELKGYLKY, encoded by the coding sequence ATGTATGAAAATATGAAGTTAGGCATATTTCATTGGTTTGGATATATTTTACCGTTTACGCAACGTATTAAGATGATAAAGGATACAGGGTTTGATTCTATAATGTTATGGTGGGAACCAGATTTATTTTCAGGAGAAGGATTAGAGCAATTTAATAAAGTTAAAAAAATGGATATAGATATTGAAAATATACATGCACCATATGAAGACAGTAATTTGCTTTGGAGCAGTGATGAAATGGATCGTGAAAAAATTATTGATATGAGCTTAAGGTGGATTCATGACTGTTATAAACATGAAATTCCTATGATAGTTATGCATGTTACAGAAGGTTATGATGATAAAATTATTAATGACTACGGATTATATTCTTTTGAGAAAATTCTTTTAGAAGCAGAAAAATACAAAATAAAAATAGCATTAGAAAATACTAGACAAGATGAGTTTTTGGAAAAAATATTGGACAATTTTAGTTCGCCTTGGTTAGGGATATGCTATGATTCATCTCATGCAAACTTATTCAGCAAAAACACTACATATTTATTAGATAAATACAGAGAAAGAATAATGGCAATACATTTATCGGACAATGATGGTCAAGAGGACAGGCATTGGCTGCCTCAAAAAGGGGAAATAGATTGGAATAATATGATGATGAAATTAAAAGAAATAAATTACAAAGGAAATTTGTCTTTTGAGGTTTTTCCTGAAAAAGGAGTAATTTATTCACCACAAATTTTTTTGCAATCAGCTTATAATAAAGCAAGTGAGTTGAAAGGATATCTTAAATATTAA